One Neisseria sp. Marseille-Q5346 genomic region harbors:
- the orn gene encoding oligoribonuclease — MTQNANNLCWLDMEMTGLNPEHDRIIEVAMIITDSDLNVLAQSDVYVIHQSDELLDGMDEWNTATHGRTGLTQRVRESKLTEAEVEQNLLDFMSAWIPEKSTPMCGNSIHQDRRFMVKYMPRLEAYFHYRNLDVSTLKELAKRWNPAVAKSVVKRGSHKALDDILESIEEMRHYREHFLKLPSEQ, encoded by the coding sequence ATGACCCAAAACGCAAACAATCTCTGCTGGCTCGATATGGAAATGACCGGCCTCAACCCGGAACACGACCGCATTATCGAAGTCGCCATGATCATTACCGATTCCGATTTAAACGTACTGGCGCAATCGGACGTATACGTCATCCATCAAAGCGACGAGTTGCTCGACGGCATGGACGAGTGGAACACCGCCACCCACGGCCGCACCGGCCTGACCCAACGCGTGCGCGAATCCAAACTGACCGAAGCCGAAGTCGAGCAAAACCTGTTGGACTTCATGTCCGCATGGATACCCGAGAAATCCACGCCCATGTGCGGCAACTCTATCCATCAAGACCGCCGCTTCATGGTCAAATACATGCCGCGTTTGGAAGCCTATTTCCACTACCGCAACTTAGACGTATCCACGCTGAAAGAATTGGCTAAACGCTGGAATCCTGCCGTTGCCAAAAGCGTGGTCAAACGCGGTTCGCACAAGGCATTGGACGACATCCTCGAAAGCATCGAAGAAATGCGTCATTATCGCGAGCATTTCCTCAAACTCCCTTCCGAACAATAA
- the queD gene encoding 6-carboxytetrahydropterin synthase QueD — protein MKITKIFTFDSSHMLDGHDGKCQNLHGHTYKLEITVSAPVIQGGAKDGMVMDFTDLKAIVKQHITDPFDHAFIYHGNNERENQIAALLEGWNMKTLRLPCRTTAENMSVEMYGRLKNAGVKVCSVKLWETPTSCAEYEGE, from the coding sequence ATGAAAATCACCAAAATCTTTACCTTTGATTCCTCGCACATGCTCGACGGGCATGACGGCAAATGCCAAAACCTGCACGGCCACACCTACAAACTCGAAATCACCGTCTCCGCGCCCGTTATCCAAGGCGGCGCAAAAGACGGCATGGTGATGGACTTTACCGACTTGAAAGCCATCGTCAAACAACACATTACCGACCCGTTCGACCATGCCTTCATCTATCACGGCAACAACGAACGCGAAAACCAAATCGCCGCACTTTTGGAAGGCTGGAACATGAAAACCCTGCGCCTGCCCTGCCGCACCACCGCCGAAAACATGAGCGTAGAAATGTATGGCCGTCTGAAAAACGCCGGTGTCAAAGTGTGCAGCGTGAAACTATGGGAAACGCCGACTTCGTGTGCGGAATATGAAGGGGAATAA
- a CDS encoding DUF1304 domain-containing protein yields the protein MKIISTLLVLFVAVEHFYIAWLEMTQIPSEKAAELFNMPYEFMEQKRIQTLFSNQGLYNGFLAIGLVWARFAAPDNAVYGATILFLGFVLIAAAWGAFSSGNKGILFKQGLPAFLAAAAVIAA from the coding sequence ATGAAAATCATCTCCACCCTCCTCGTCCTCTTCGTCGCTGTCGAACACTTCTACATCGCCTGGCTCGAAATGACGCAAATCCCAAGCGAAAAAGCGGCAGAACTGTTCAACATGCCTTACGAATTTATGGAACAAAAACGCATACAAACCCTGTTTTCCAACCAAGGCCTGTACAACGGCTTCCTCGCCATCGGCTTGGTATGGGCGCGCTTTGCCGCACCCGACAACGCCGTTTACGGCGCAACCATCCTGTTCCTCGGCTTTGTCCTCATCGCCGCCGCATGGGGCGCGTTTTCGTCCGGCAACAAAGGCATTTTGTTCAAACAAGGCTTGCCGGCATTTTTGGCCGCAGCAGCCGTCATTGCCGCTTAA
- a CDS encoding 7-carboxy-7-deazaguanine synthase QueE — protein MTIHITPNNPQYRIVEIFESLQGEGWNTGMPAVFIRLGKCNLACSWCDTDYLKFGMMSLSDILGRLKTYTARNIIITGGEPTIQPHLDTLLNTLKAEGYFLCIETNGLNPAPPQIDYVATSPKACYAAKYEISCIEKADEVRIVADGEVIAFCQEMERKIRAQHYYLSPCEQDGVMNIYDTIRQIGVLNSRPDAPVHWQLSVQTHKWAGIE, from the coding sequence ATGACCATTCACATCACGCCGAACAATCCCCAATACCGCATTGTCGAAATCTTTGAAAGCCTGCAAGGCGAAGGCTGGAACACAGGCATGCCCGCCGTTTTCATCCGTTTGGGCAAATGCAATCTCGCGTGCAGCTGGTGCGATACTGACTACCTCAAATTCGGCATGATGAGCCTGTCCGATATTTTAGGCCGTCTGAAAACCTACACGGCGCGCAATATCATTATTACCGGCGGCGAACCCACCATCCAACCGCATTTGGATACCCTGCTCAACACACTCAAAGCCGAAGGCTATTTCCTGTGTATCGAAACCAACGGCCTCAACCCCGCGCCGCCGCAAATCGACTACGTTGCCACCAGCCCTAAAGCCTGTTACGCCGCCAAATACGAAATAAGCTGCATCGAGAAAGCAGACGAAGTGCGCATTGTCGCCGACGGCGAAGTCATTGCGTTTTGTCAGGAAATGGAACGCAAAATCCGCGCCCAACATTACTACCTCTCGCCTTGCGAACAAGACGGTGTGATGAATATCTACGACACCATCCGCCAAATCGGCGTATTAAACAGCCGACCAGACGCTCCTGTCCATTGGCAACTGAGCGTACAAACGCATAAATGGGCAGGAATAGAATAA
- a CDS encoding L-lactate permease, giving the protein MALFLSIFPIILLIWLMVKKNSMPSYIALPITAALIYAIKLFYFGDDAMLLNATAASGLVSTLTPITVIFGAIMFNRMMETTGCIDVIRKWLATISPNPIAQLMIIGWSFAFMIEGASGFGTPAAIAAPILMSLGFNPLKVAIFALVMNSVPVSFGAVGTPTWFGFAPLGLDQKSIMEIGMQTGVMHFFAGFIIPVIGLSFIVPWAEIRKNLGFIGIAVFSCTLPYVALAMVNEEFPSLVAGAIGLMVSVFAANRGWGLSKDYAKDPNAEKVPFAQVAKALAPLGMLIGMLVVTRIKQLGIKGLLTSKEEWFSFQLPFDLSKITVSDSLTITFGNIFGQGVNASYQTLYVPAWIPFVFTVWICILLYKTKFKDAWSFYAATFNQTKKPLLALMGALIMVQLMMVGGDDSMVKIIGKEFAAMAGEHWVYFSPYLGAIGAFFSGSNTVSNLTFGPIQQQIALDTGLSVTLILALQSVGGAMGNMVCINNIIAVCSVLNVNNAEGAIIKKTVIPMTIYGIIAVTVAAIFFL; this is encoded by the coding sequence ATGGCTCTCTTTCTCAGCATTTTCCCCATCATCCTGCTGATTTGGCTGATGGTTAAGAAAAACAGTATGCCGTCTTACATTGCGCTGCCGATTACCGCCGCGCTGATTTATGCCATCAAACTGTTTTATTTCGGCGACGACGCCATGTTGCTCAACGCAACAGCCGCGTCCGGCCTCGTCTCTACCCTGACCCCGATTACCGTGATTTTCGGTGCCATTATGTTTAACCGCATGATGGAAACCACCGGCTGTATCGACGTCATCCGCAAATGGCTGGCTACCATCAGCCCGAATCCGATTGCCCAGTTGATGATCATTGGCTGGTCTTTCGCCTTTATGATTGAAGGTGCATCCGGTTTCGGTACGCCTGCCGCCATTGCCGCGCCAATCCTGATGAGCTTGGGCTTCAACCCATTAAAAGTAGCCATCTTCGCTTTGGTGATGAACTCCGTGCCTGTTTCCTTCGGTGCAGTAGGTACTCCGACTTGGTTCGGCTTCGCACCTTTGGGCTTGGATCAAAAGAGCATTATGGAAATCGGTATGCAAACCGGCGTCATGCACTTCTTCGCAGGTTTCATCATCCCTGTTATCGGCTTGAGCTTCATCGTACCTTGGGCTGAAATCCGTAAAAACTTGGGCTTCATCGGTATCGCCGTATTCTCCTGTACCCTTCCTTACGTTGCATTGGCTATGGTCAATGAAGAATTCCCATCTCTGGTTGCCGGCGCAATCGGCCTGATGGTGTCCGTATTCGCAGCAAACCGCGGCTGGGGCTTGAGCAAAGATTACGCCAAAGACCCGAATGCAGAAAAAGTACCTTTCGCACAAGTTGCCAAAGCACTGGCTCCTTTGGGTATGCTGATCGGCATGCTGGTGGTCACCCGCATCAAACAGCTGGGCATCAAAGGCCTGCTGACCAGCAAAGAAGAATGGTTCAGTTTCCAACTGCCGTTTGATTTGTCCAAAATCACCGTCAGCGACTCCCTGACCATCACCTTCGGCAACATCTTCGGCCAAGGCGTAAACGCTTCCTACCAAACTCTCTACGTTCCGGCCTGGATTCCGTTTGTCTTCACTGTTTGGATCTGCATCCTGCTGTACAAAACCAAATTCAAAGATGCGTGGTCTTTCTACGCTGCAACCTTCAACCAAACCAAAAAACCTCTGCTTGCCCTGATGGGTGCGCTGATTATGGTTCAACTGATGATGGTTGGCGGCGATGACTCCATGGTGAAAATCATCGGTAAAGAATTTGCCGCGATGGCAGGCGAACACTGGGTGTACTTCTCCCCATACCTTGGCGCAATCGGTGCATTCTTCTCAGGCTCCAACACTGTATCCAACCTGACCTTTGGTCCGATTCAACAACAAATCGCGCTTGATACCGGCCTGTCCGTTACCCTCATCCTCGCCCTGCAATCCGTCGGCGGCGCAATGGGCAACATGGTCTGCATCAACAACATCATCGCCGTGTGCAGCGTATTGAACGTGAACAACGCCGAAGGCGCCATCATCAAGAAAACTGTCATCCCGATGACCATCTACGGCATCATCGCCGTGACTGTGGCTGCAATTTTCTTCTTGTAA
- a CDS encoding adhesin — MKLLSVITAAALATVSFSAAAAPAGFVSYRCDGGKSLNVMYGFDRSGRAVTADVNSGGKKASLVVDKKRSDSTGTTFTNRRGYVMSAGFIDKNTHTTSEVVGVNAPNGSFLVKNCEPRPR; from the coding sequence ATGAAATTACTTTCTGTTATCACTGCAGCCGCATTGGCTACTGTTTCCTTCTCTGCTGCCGCTGCACCTGCCGGCTTCGTTTCTTACCGTTGTGACGGTGGCAAATCACTGAACGTGATGTACGGCTTTGACCGTAGCGGCCGTGCAGTTACTGCCGACGTAAACTCCGGTGGCAAAAAAGCCTCTTTGGTTGTCGACAAAAAACGTTCTGACAGCACTGGCACTACTTTCACCAACCGTCGCGGCTATGTAATGTCTGCCGGTTTCATCGACAAAAACACCCACACTACTTCTGAAGTAGTTGGCGTGAACGCCCCTAACGGCTCATTCCTGGTGAAAAACTGCGAACCACGTCCACGTTAA
- the dnaN gene encoding DNA polymerase III subunit beta, which yields MLILQADRDSLLKPLQAVTGIVERRHTLPILSNVLLESKDGQTKLLATDLEIQINTAGPESQAGDFRITTNAKKFQDILRALPDSALVSLDWADNRLTLRAGKSRFALQTLPAEDFPLMNVGSDVSATFSLTQETFKTMLSQVQYSMAVQDIRYYLNGLLMQVEGNQLRLVATDGHRLAYAASQIEAELPKTEVILPRKTVLELFKLLNNPSESITVELLDNQVRFQCNGTTIVSKVIDGKFPDFNRVIPLDNDKIFLVSRTQLLGALERAAILANEKFRGARLFLQPGLLSVVCSNNEQEEAREELEIAYQGGELEVGFNIGYLMDVLRNIHSDDMQLAFGDANRSTLFTVPNNPNFKYIVMPMRI from the coding sequence ATGCTGATTTTACAAGCCGATCGCGACAGTCTGCTTAAGCCGTTGCAAGCCGTTACCGGTATTGTCGAACGTCGCCATACTCTGCCGATTTTGTCCAATGTGTTGCTAGAAAGCAAAGACGGACAGACCAAACTTTTGGCAACCGACTTGGAAATCCAAATTAATACCGCCGGCCCTGAAAGTCAGGCAGGTGATTTCCGTATTACGACCAACGCTAAAAAATTCCAAGACATTTTGCGCGCCCTGCCTGACAGTGCGCTGGTGTCACTGGATTGGGCAGACAACCGTTTGACTCTGCGCGCGGGCAAATCCCGTTTTGCCCTGCAAACCCTGCCGGCCGAAGACTTTCCGTTGATGAATGTCGGCAGCGACGTCAGCGCGACTTTCTCGCTGACTCAAGAAACCTTCAAAACCATGCTTTCGCAAGTGCAATACAGCATGGCGGTTCAAGATATCCGCTATTACCTCAACGGCTTACTGATGCAGGTTGAGGGTAACCAACTGCGCCTTGTTGCAACCGACGGCCACCGCCTTGCTTATGCGGCCAGCCAAATTGAAGCAGAACTGCCGAAAACGGAAGTAATCCTGCCGCGCAAAACGGTATTGGAACTCTTCAAGCTGTTGAACAATCCGTCCGAGTCCATCACCGTTGAGCTTTTGGACAATCAAGTACGCTTCCAATGCAATGGCACGACTATTGTCAGCAAAGTCATCGACGGCAAATTCCCTGACTTTAACCGCGTGATTCCTTTGGATAACGACAAGATTTTCCTCGTATCCCGTACTCAGCTTTTGGGTGCGCTCGAACGTGCCGCCATTCTTGCCAATGAAAAATTCCGCGGCGCACGACTGTTCTTGCAGCCAGGTTTGCTGAGTGTCGTATGTAGCAACAACGAGCAGGAAGAAGCGCGCGAAGAGCTGGAAATCGCTTACCAAGGCGGAGAGCTCGAAGTCGGTTTCAACATCGGCTACCTGATGGATGTGTTGCGTAATATCCACTCCGACGATATGCAGCTTGCTTTCGGCGATGCCAACCGTTCAACGCTGTTTACCGTGCCGAACAATCCTAACTTCAAATACATCGTGATGCCGATGCGTATCTAA
- the dnaA gene encoding chromosomal replication initiator protein DnaA: protein MTLAEFWPLCLCRLHEMLPAGQFAQWIAPLTVGEENGVWVVYGKNQFACNMLKSQFAAKIDAVRAELVPQQAAFAFKPGVGTHYEMAAQAVAPVQEVIEVEEFVESVQMSLQTAAPMEEDRPSETVSKPAAAMTAAEILAQRMKNLPHEPQVQTAAPAESKAVAKAKTDAQHDAEEARYEQTNLSRDYTFETLVEGKGNRLAAAAAQAIAENPGQGYNPFFLYGSTGLGKTHLVQAIGNELLKNCPDAKVRYMHSDDYIRSFMKAVRNNTYDVFKQQYKQYDLLIIDDIQFIKGKDRTMEEFFYLYNHFHNEKKQLILTCDVLPAKIEGMDDRLKSRFSWGLTLELEPPELEMRVAILQKKAEAAGISIEDEAALFIANLIRSNVRELEGAFNRVSASSRFMNRPVIDMDLARTALQDIIAEKHKVITADIIIDATAKYYRIKISDILGKKRTRNIARPRQVAMSLTKELTTLSLPSIGDAFGGRDHTTVMHGVKAVAKLREEDPELAQDYEKLLILIQN, encoded by the coding sequence ATGACGTTAGCTGAATTTTGGCCGCTGTGCCTTTGCCGCCTTCACGAAATGTTGCCTGCCGGGCAGTTTGCGCAATGGATTGCGCCTTTGACCGTGGGCGAAGAAAACGGCGTATGGGTGGTGTATGGTAAAAACCAATTTGCCTGCAATATGCTCAAAAGCCAGTTTGCTGCCAAAATTGATGCCGTGCGTGCCGAGTTGGTGCCTCAGCAGGCTGCTTTCGCATTTAAGCCGGGCGTAGGTACGCATTATGAAATGGCGGCTCAGGCTGTCGCGCCGGTGCAAGAGGTCATTGAAGTTGAAGAGTTTGTAGAGTCTGTTCAAATGTCTTTGCAAACTGCTGCGCCAATGGAAGAAGATAGGCCGTCTGAAACGGTTTCCAAGCCTGCCGCTGCCATGACGGCTGCCGAGATTTTGGCGCAACGCATGAAAAACCTGCCGCATGAGCCTCAAGTACAAACTGCCGCTCCGGCTGAGTCTAAAGCAGTTGCCAAAGCCAAAACCGACGCGCAACACGATGCAGAAGAGGCACGCTACGAACAGACCAATCTGTCGCGCGACTATACATTTGAAACTTTGGTGGAAGGTAAGGGCAACCGCCTTGCCGCCGCAGCCGCCCAAGCCATTGCTGAAAATCCAGGGCAGGGCTACAACCCGTTTTTCTTATACGGCAGTACCGGTTTGGGTAAAACCCACTTGGTGCAAGCCATCGGCAACGAATTGCTGAAAAACTGTCCTGATGCCAAAGTGCGCTATATGCACTCGGACGACTATATCCGCAGCTTTATGAAGGCTGTGCGCAACAACACTTACGATGTGTTCAAGCAACAATACAAGCAATATGACCTGCTGATTATCGACGATATTCAGTTCATTAAAGGCAAAGACCGTACGATGGAAGAGTTCTTCTATCTGTACAACCATTTCCACAATGAGAAAAAACAACTGATCCTGACGTGCGACGTATTGCCTGCCAAAATCGAGGGCATGGACGACCGTCTCAAATCCCGTTTCTCATGGGGTTTGACTTTGGAACTCGAGCCGCCCGAATTGGAAATGCGCGTGGCGATTTTGCAGAAAAAGGCAGAAGCAGCCGGTATCAGTATCGAAGACGAAGCTGCTCTATTTATTGCCAATCTGATCCGCTCCAATGTGCGTGAGCTGGAAGGCGCGTTTAACCGTGTCAGCGCCAGCAGCCGTTTTATGAACCGTCCAGTCATCGATATGGATTTGGCGCGTACGGCTTTACAGGATATTATTGCCGAAAAACACAAAGTCATTACCGCTGACATCATCATCGATGCGACAGCCAAATACTACCGTATTAAAATCAGCGATATATTAGGCAAAAAACGTACGCGCAACATCGCCCGTCCTCGCCAAGTTGCCATGAGCCTGACCAAAGAGCTGACCACGCTCAGCCTACCTTCTATTGGCGATGCCTTTGGCGGTCGCGACCATACAACCGTGATGCACGGTGTCAAAGCGGTGGCGAAACTGCGCGAAGAAGATCCCGAATTGGCGCAAGACTACGAGAAACTGCTGATTTTGATTCAGAACTGA
- the rpmH gene encoding 50S ribosomal protein L34 — MKRTYQPSVTKRKRTHGFLVRSKTRGGRAVLAARRAKGRKRLAV, encoded by the coding sequence ATGAAACGCACTTATCAACCTTCCGTTACCAAACGCAAACGCACCCACGGCTTCTTGGTTCGCTCCAAAACCCGCGGTGGTCGCGCAGTATTGGCTGCCCGTCGCGCCAAAGGCCGCAAACGCCTGGCTGTATAA
- the rnpA gene encoding ribonuclease P protein component, which translates to MNYGFSKQYRLLKTDDFSSVFALKNRRSRDLLQVSQSADNALGHPRLGLVVSKKTAKRAHDRNYMKRVIRDWFRLNQHQLPPHDFVVRVRQAFNRETAPEARNQLAQLMKKRR; encoded by the coding sequence TTGAATTACGGCTTCTCGAAGCAGTATCGCTTATTAAAAACGGATGATTTTTCATCCGTTTTTGCGTTGAAAAACCGACGCAGCCGCGATTTACTGCAAGTCTCCCAGTCCGCGGACAACGCGCTCGGCCATCCGCGCCTTGGTTTGGTCGTCAGCAAAAAGACCGCCAAACGCGCCCATGACCGCAATTATATGAAGCGCGTCATCCGCGACTGGTTCAGGCTGAATCAACACCAGCTGCCGCCGCATGATTTTGTTGTGCGCGTACGTCAGGCGTTTAATCGGGAAACTGCCCCGGAAGCCCGAAACCAACTTGCCCAGCTGATGAAAAAACGCCGATGA
- the yidD gene encoding membrane protein insertion efficiency factor YidD translates to MNTLLSKLLLALIRFYQYCISPLIPPRCRYTPTCSQYAVEAVKKYGAFKGGWLAIKRIARCHPFGGHGHDPVP, encoded by the coding sequence ATGAACACCCTGCTTTCCAAGCTCCTCCTTGCACTCATCCGCTTTTACCAATACTGCATCAGCCCCCTCATTCCGCCGCGCTGCCGCTACACCCCGACCTGTTCACAATACGCAGTCGAAGCCGTCAAAAAATACGGCGCATTCAAAGGCGGATGGCTGGCAATCAAACGCATCGCACGATGCCATCCTTTCGGTGGACACGGACATGACCCTGTTCCATAA
- the yidC gene encoding membrane protein insertase YidC, whose amino-acid sequence MDFKRLMAFFAISVAIFAGWEHFFPSPKPNPAQQATQQQTATAPAKAAAEAALAPASPITVTTDTVKAVIDEKSGDLRQLTLLQYKATGDEHKPFVLFNDGKEYTYVAQSELLDAQGNNVLKGISFSAPQKQYSLEGDKVEVRLSAPETNGLKIDKVYTFTKGSYLVNVRFDITNSKGQPVNLSADYRIVRDHSEPEGQGYFTRSYVGPVVYSPEGGFQKVSFSDLDDDAKSGKSEAEYIRKTPTGWLGMIEHHFMSTWILQPKDGQSVCAAGDCRIDIKRRNDNLYSASVSVPLAAIQAGAKAETAINLYAGPQTTSVIANIADKLQLAKDYGKVHWFASPLFWLLNQLHNIIGNWGWAIIVLTIIVKAVLYPLTNASYRSMAKMRAAAPKLQAIKEKYGDDRMAQQQAMMQLYKDEKINPLGGCLPMLLQIPVFIGLYWALFASVELRQAPWLGWITDLSRPDPFYILPFIMAATMFAQTYLNPPSTDPMQAKMMKIMPLVFSIMFFFFPAGLVLYWVVNNLLTIAQQWYINRSIEKQRAQGEVVS is encoded by the coding sequence ATGGATTTTAAAAGACTAATGGCGTTTTTTGCCATTTCAGTGGCAATTTTTGCCGGCTGGGAACATTTTTTCCCCAGCCCCAAACCTAATCCGGCGCAACAAGCCACGCAACAGCAAACGGCCACGGCTCCGGCAAAAGCCGCTGCCGAAGCCGCGCTTGCCCCGGCTTCTCCCATTACCGTTACCACGGACACAGTTAAAGCCGTCATTGACGAAAAAAGCGGCGACCTGCGCCAGCTGACCCTCTTGCAATACAAAGCAACCGGTGACGAACACAAACCTTTCGTCCTGTTTAACGACGGCAAAGAATACACCTACGTTGCCCAATCCGAGCTTTTGGACGCACAAGGCAACAACGTTCTGAAAGGCATCAGCTTTAGCGCTCCGCAAAAACAATACAGTTTGGAAGGCGACAAAGTCGAAGTCCGCCTGAGCGCGCCTGAAACCAACGGACTGAAAATCGACAAAGTTTATACTTTCACCAAAGGCAGCTACTTGGTTAACGTCCGTTTCGACATTACCAACAGCAAAGGCCAACCCGTCAACCTGAGCGCAGACTACCGCATCGTCCGCGACCACAGCGAACCCGAAGGCCAAGGCTACTTTACCCGCTCTTACGTCGGCCCGGTGGTTTACTCCCCTGAAGGCGGCTTCCAAAAAGTCAGCTTCTCTGATTTGGACGACGATGCCAAATCCGGCAAATCCGAAGCCGAATACATCCGCAAAACGCCGACCGGCTGGCTCGGCATGATTGAACACCATTTCATGTCCACTTGGATTTTGCAGCCTAAAGACGGCCAAAGCGTATGCGCCGCAGGCGACTGCCGTATCGACATCAAACGCCGCAACGACAACCTGTACAGCGCAAGCGTCAGCGTGCCTTTAGCCGCCATTCAAGCCGGCGCGAAAGCCGAAACCGCCATCAACCTGTATGCCGGTCCGCAAACCACTTCCGTTATCGCCAACATCGCCGACAAACTGCAACTGGCCAAAGACTACGGCAAAGTACACTGGTTCGCCTCCCCGCTCTTCTGGCTCTTGAACCAACTGCACAACATCATCGGCAACTGGGGCTGGGCAATCATCGTTTTGACCATCATCGTCAAAGCCGTACTGTATCCATTGACCAATGCTTCTTACCGCTCTATGGCAAAAATGCGTGCCGCCGCACCTAAACTGCAAGCCATCAAAGAGAAATACGGCGATGACCGCATGGCGCAACAACAAGCCATGATGCAGCTTTACAAAGACGAGAAAATCAATCCGCTGGGCGGCTGTCTGCCTATGCTGTTGCAAATCCCCGTCTTCATCGGCCTGTACTGGGCATTGTTCGCCTCCGTAGAATTGCGCCAAGCGCCTTGGTTGGGTTGGATTACCGACTTGAGCCGTCCGGATCCTTTCTACATCCTGCCTTTTATTATGGCGGCGACCATGTTTGCACAAACTTATCTGAATCCGCCGTCAACCGACCCTATGCAGGCGAAAATGATGAAAATCATGCCTTTGGTTTTCTCCATCATGTTCTTCTTCTTCCCTGCCGGCTTGGTTCTGTATTGGGTAGTCAACAACCTCTTGACCATCGCCCAACAATGGTACATCAACCGCAGCATCGAAAAACAACGCGCCCAAGGCGAAGTCGTTTCTTGA
- a CDS encoding SAM-dependent methyltransferase — translation MKPILYLIPTPLGAPDTPCLLPHEQQAIVGLTDFVVEAEKTARAHLKHLGVTTPIRELNLQTLNEHTDLKTLPELLKPLQEGRSMGIVSEAGCPAVADPGANLVALAHKHGFEVRPLVGPSSLLLALMASGANGQNFAFKGYLPSEKNERIQSLKALEQRSRQQNETQLFIETPYRNDALLADAVENLHPETRLCVATDLTLPTQEIISQTIAQWRKRKEMPNLKKRPTIFVLHAA, via the coding sequence ATGAAACCGATTTTGTATTTGATTCCTACCCCTTTGGGTGCGCCTGATACGCCATGCCTGTTACCGCATGAACAACAGGCGATTGTCGGGCTGACGGATTTTGTCGTGGAAGCGGAAAAAACAGCGCGCGCGCATTTGAAACATTTGGGCGTGACTACGCCTATCCGCGAGCTGAATCTGCAAACGTTGAATGAACACACGGATTTGAAGACTTTGCCGGAATTGCTGAAACCTTTGCAAGAGGGGCGCAGTATGGGCATTGTCAGCGAGGCGGGTTGCCCGGCTGTTGCCGATCCGGGCGCGAATTTGGTGGCATTGGCGCATAAACACGGTTTTGAAGTACGGCCTTTGGTCGGCCCTTCCAGTTTGTTGCTGGCACTGATGGCTTCGGGTGCGAATGGGCAAAACTTTGCGTTTAAGGGTTATTTGCCGTCTGAAAAAAACGAGCGGATTCAGAGTTTGAAGGCTTTGGAACAACGTTCGCGCCAGCAGAATGAAACTCAGCTGTTTATCGAAACGCCGTATCGCAACGATGCATTGTTGGCTGATGCGGTGGAAAACCTGCATCCTGAAACGCGCTTATGCGTGGCTACGGACTTGACCTTGCCGACACAGGAAATCATCAGCCAGACGATTGCGCAGTGGCGAAAAAGAAAAGAAATGCCAAATTTGAAAAAACGCCCGACGATTTTTGTGTTGCATGCCGCGTAA
- a CDS encoding nucleoside triphosphate pyrophosphatase, which produces MEVKLPLVLGSSSVFRCGQLRRLGIDFQTALPDFDETPIAGEHAGETALRLAEGKARSLAAAFPAALIIGADQVAWCEGRQLGKPMNVANAQQMLADLSGKRIEFYSAIVLLNTATGKVQHHVDHTVVAMRQLTQAQISRYLEREPDAVYCAGAAKSEGLGAALLERIESTDPNALIGLPIFRLIDFLKNEGVEVL; this is translated from the coding sequence ATGGAAGTAAAACTGCCTTTGGTTTTAGGGTCGAGTTCGGTTTTCCGCTGCGGACAGCTTCGCCGTTTGGGTATCGATTTTCAGACGGCATTGCCTGATTTTGACGAAACGCCTATTGCGGGCGAGCATGCAGGCGAGACGGCGCTGCGTTTAGCTGAAGGCAAAGCCCGTTCATTGGCGGCAGCTTTTCCTGCCGCGCTGATTATCGGCGCAGACCAAGTCGCATGGTGCGAAGGACGGCAGTTGGGCAAACCGATGAACGTCGCAAATGCACAACAGATGCTGGCGGACTTAAGCGGAAAACGGATTGAATTTTACAGCGCAATCGTGCTTTTGAATACTGCTACGGGCAAGGTTCAGCATCATGTCGATCATACGGTGGTTGCCATGCGGCAGTTGACGCAGGCGCAAATCAGCCGATATTTGGAACGCGAGCCGGATGCGGTTTATTGTGCCGGTGCGGCGAAGAGTGAGGGTTTGGGCGCTGCTTTGTTGGAGCGAATTGAAAGTACGGACCCGAATGCTTTGATCGGTCTTCCGATTTTCCGTCTGATTGATTTTTTGAAAAACGAAGGCGTGGAAGTTTTATAG